The candidate division WOR-3 bacterium genome contains the following window.
TATCCGAGATCGGGTTCTCGGAAAAATCCACGGCAAAAGCTTTGTCGGCAGAAAAAAATGCAGATATTTCAAGTATGAAAAGAAAGAAATACGGCGCAAAAAAGATTTTTCCTAATTTTGTCATTTACGTTGTCACTCTCCAGTTTTTTTCCCGAACGAATTAATTAACAACAATTTACCACATTTGGTATGAAATAGTAAAATAATTGCGGAATATGAGATGTTTATAGCATTATCCCTGAAGATGCTTCTGCGAAAAATGTCACGATTAAACTTCTCAGTTTATTTTTGACTTTATATTGAACGGGATTTTTATTAAAATTTACGGAATAATGGCTGAAAATTTTGAAAGTGTCCGAAGGGGAGGATAAATATGGAAATGAATGAGAACGTCAGGAAGATTGTCGAATCCTATAAAAGTAAAATTAAAGATGATAAAATTTTTTTTCATCCGGACATACCGTTTAAAAAGCTTCACAATGTTCAAAACAGCTACGCCAGGGGTGTTCCCACAAAAACAATTCTTCTTCTCATAGACAATACGACTTTCGGAAGCGCGAAAGACGGGGCTCTTTTCACGGAAAACGCGATTTATTCGCACAATATAATGCAGAAACCGCAGAATTATATGTACGATGAAATCGAATCGGTTGTTTTTCTTCCCGGAATGACGAGCAACCTCATAATAAACGGCAACAAGTTTCTCGAAACGAATTTTCCATCCCAGGTTTCGATGGTCTCGGTAAAAGATATGCTCCTGGAGATTATCAATTCCCTTAACGCCAAACCGTCCGGTGAAACTTTACCTGTTGAGGGATTGAAAAAACTCAAGGAACTCTACGAACAGGGATTGATTAATGAAGAGGAATACAATCAAAAGAGAAAAAAATACATCGATCTGATCTGATGTTTAATTATAAAACATCTGAACGATTCCAGTAAAACTCGATTCCTATGAAACAATGATGCTCTCAATAATTCTGTAAACGTCAAAACCGTCCGAAAGTTCAGGATGGAATGTGCAGGCGATTATCCTGTTTTGGATGACCAAGACCGGACTGCCTTCGGATTCGGCGAGTACTTGGACGCCATTTCCTGTTCTCGTTATCCTCGGGGCTCTTATAAAAATGCCGTTCATTGAATCTGTTCCGGTGAATTTTCTTCCGGAAGAAGTGAAGCGGATTTCCTTGACTGATGAATCCACCTGCCTTCCGTAGGCATTTCTTTCTGTTTCTATGTCAATTAGACTCCAAGGTTTCGCTCTGCCGGGGTTGAGAATATTTTTTGAAAGCATTATGCTTCCCGCGCAGGTCCCGAAAAGCGCGACGCCTTTTTCTGTTTCAGATATTATTCTTTCTCCGAGACGCGAGAGGTCTGAAAGTATTGAAATTGTTGAAGACTCCCCGCCAGGAATTATTATAAGATCGACGGTTTCAGGAAAGTCCCCCGGTTTTCTGATAAAAAAGACCTTGGAATCCCTGAAGTATTCCAGAACCTTTCTGGAATGAGAGTCGTAATCGCCCTGTAAGGCGACTACGGCTATTTTCGTTACCATCCTCTAGACTGAAGTTCTTCTTCAGGGGAGAGCTTTGAAGAATCTATCCCTCTCATCCCCTCGCCGAGTTCTTCAGAAATTTCAGCGACTGCTTTGGCGTCTTTGTAATGCGTCACGGCCAGAACTATCGCTCTCGCTCTTTTTTCCGGGTCGGAAGACTTGAATATTCCCGATCCGACGAAAATACTTTCTGCGCCGAGTTGCATCATTAAAGATGCGTCGGCAGGTGTCGCTATGCCTCCTGCGGCGAAATTCGGCACAGGCAGTTTGGCGGTTTCGGCAACATTCTTTACGAGAGAATAAGGTGCGCCGAGTTCTTTCGATTGTGCCATGAGCTCGTCGTCCCTGAGAGCAGTCAGTACTTTTATGTCGTGCTGAACCGTTCGCATGTGTCTGACAGCGTGGATTATGTCTCCTGTGCCCGCCTCTCCTTTTGTTCTTATCAGCGCGGCTCCTTCTCCGATCCTCCTGAGAGCCTCGCCGAGGTTTCTGCATCCGCAGACGAAAGGCACTTCGAAGGCGTGTTTGTTTACGTGGAATCTATCGTCAGCCGGCGTCAAAACTTCCGATTCGTCAATGAAATCCACGCCTACGGCCTGAAGTATCTGCGCCTCGGCAAAATGTCCTATCCGGCACTTTGCCATCACCGGTATGTCCACGGTTTGCATGATCTCTTTGATTTTTTTCAGGCTCGCCATCCTTGCCACTCCCCCGGAAGCCCGGATGTCCGCAGGCACTCTTTCCAGAGCCATCACAGCTACTGCTCCGGCTTCCTGTGCTATCGAGGCCTGTTTGGCGTCGGTGACGTCCATTATGACGCCGCCTTTCAGCATGTCTGCGAGTCCGATTTTGATTTTTATATCAGCCATATAAACCTCCTGAAAATGGGATAATTTATAAGTAAAAAACCAATTCAATTATAATTATAACATATATTCAGGTCAAACTGAACAAGGGGATTCCTTACGCAGATTCCGGCAAATCAGTTGTTATGAGGCCTTTGGGTGACGTGTAGAAAACCGAACCGCCTGAGCGGGTATAAGTTTCGAGTTCTTCCATGAACCATTTTATTCTTTTTGCGTCGAGGTGAAGGAGCGGATTCTCGATAAAAATAATCTCGGGATTTCTCGACAGAGCCAGACAAATAGCAATCGCGCGTCTTTGGCCGGATGAAAGAGTAAAAGGGTCGGCTCCGATAATGTCGTCCGGAAAACCCGCTCCTTGAGCCATTTTAAGAAAAAGGTCTCTGTCGATTCTCCGCCAGGCAAGTTCCCTGCCGATATCTCTGTAAAAGAAAAGGCGTTCGGAACATTGAGGGAGAAATGAAATTTTTCCCTTCTTTTTCAATCGGCTTTTCAGTTCTTTGATCAAAGAATTGTTGGAATCAAGTTTGAAGTAATTTGGCTTTGTGAAGATATTCTGAACTCTTTCAATTGTCACATCTTTTAAAGACAGTTCGGGATCTTCTGTCAGTCCGCCTTTTTCCAGAAAGTAATGCTTTTTGGTTATGTTTTTGAAAAAAGAGGGGAATTGCGTGACGTAAAGACACCCGATGCCGTGGTTGAGCAGTTTTTCGGTCATCTCCTTTCTCTCATTTTCAGTCAGATTGATGAATACTTCATCGAACAGTATGAATTTTTTCCCGGTCATGCAGAATCCCGCAGTGAAAAGCTTCAAAAGTTCGTAATAGTCCATATCGAAGGTTTTTTTAGAATTGATAGTCCATTCTTTCGCGATTTCCGAGGCTGATATTAAGCCGTGCGAGGAGTTGCCTTTTGCGAGAGAAGCGCTGAATCGCAATTCCTTTTCTGATGTTGTAAAAGCTATTTGATTGAATATTTCCTGCCTTATCAGTCCTGTGAAAGAGGAAGACGACGATGTCGAAACTCCGTTTCCACTGCAGTAAACTTTTCCGGAATCCGGCACCAGCAAACCGGACAAAGCGAAAAGGAGTGTGCTTTTACCGGATGCAACATCTCCGGAAAGAGTCGCGACACTTCCGTCCTCTATCTCAAGACTGACGTCAGATAATAATTTTCCTTTGTTCCATGAAAATGTTATATTTTCTGATACTAATTTCATTGAATTGCTGTTAGCACGCGGCAAAAAAAAAGAAAAGAGGAAATTGTGCCGGACAAAATCGCTGTGATAGACCTTGGGGGTCAGTATGCGCATCTCATTGCCACCAAAGTGAGGGAGACGGGAGTTTTCTCGGAGATACTGAATCCCGACGCGGACATGAGCGTTCTGTCTGAATTCAAAGGAGTGATCCTTTCCGGCAGTCCCGCCTTGAGTTCACAAAACGAACTGGCAATCGGCGGAGAAATTTTAGGCAAAGATATCCCGGTTCTCGGTTTTTGTTTCGGCCATCAGGAGATCGCCAAATTCCACGGCGGTAAAATCGAAAACAAGGGACAGGAATACGGTAAAAGCGTTTTGAGGATAACAAAGAAATCCGAGATATTCGAAGGCCTTTCCCTGGAAGAAACGGTTTGGATGAGCCACGGTGACGCAGTTGTCTCTCCAGGCCAGATGGAAGAAACAGGCGTTTCGGTTTCTCCAGAAGGGCGGATCCAGAGATATTCAGCGCTACAGCATCTTCCGTCAAAACATTTCGGCTTTCAGTTTCATCCGGAAGTGGACGACACTCCCAACGGCATAAAAATGATAGAAAACTTTGTTTTTAAAATATGCGGCTGTATTAAATCCTGGGATCAGAAAACGATGCTCGAAAAAATAAAAAATAATGTCATAAAGGAAGCTTTCGGCAAAAAAACAGTAATGCTAGTCAGCGGAGGAGTAGATTCAACAGTAGCCGCAGTGGTGCTTGGCAAATATCTGCCGCGCGAAAGCCTGTCTTTCATACACGTTGACACCGGGCTTATGAGGGAAAACGAGAGCAGGGAAGTGATGGACCTTTTTGAGAAACAAGGTCTTCTCGGCAGAATGAAGTTCATAGACGCCTCAAAGAACTTCATCGGGAAACTCGAAGGAATAAGCGACCCGGAAAAGAAAAGAAAGATTATAGGTGAATCGTTCATACAAACTGTGGAACCGCTCTTATCAGAAACCTCCGGAGAGGGAAATCTTTTGGGTCAGGGCACAATATACCCTGACAGGATAGAAACGGGTGAAACGAAACACGCGAACAAGATAAAGACGCACCACAACAGAATACCGGTTATAGAGGAGATGGTCAGAGCCGGAAAGGTCATAGAACCGCTGAAAGACCTTTACAAGATGGAAGTCAGGGAATTGGCCAAGCATTTAGGAATACCCTCCGAATTCGTCGACAGGCATCCTTTTCCCGGTCCCGGACTCGGAGTGAGATGTGTGTGCTCCGACGGTAATGTTGACAAAGACGAATTTGCAAAAGTCCGAAAAGACCTTTTAAATTTGCCTTCTGTAACTTTTGAAAAGGACCTGCTTCCGGTCAAATCGGTCGGAGTAAAAGGCGACCTCAGGAGTTTCGAATACTCGGCTGTTTTGTGTTCGGAAAAAACGGATTTCGATGAGGCCGAATCTTATGCCAACGTCATTTTTCGGTCTGTGAAAGGCATTAACAGGACACTTTTGATATACGGCATCAAAAGCCTGCCTGAATTTCGAGCAAGAGAAGCTTATCTCACACCGAAAAGGCTTGAAATTTTAAGAAAAGCAGACAGAAAAGCGAACGATTTGCTGATTAAATTCGGCCTGTACGGCGACGTGTGGCAGATGCCCGTCATACTTCTGCCGGTGACAGCGAACGGGCAAGAGAAAGAGATAATCGTCGTAAGACCGGTTGTCTCCTTGAGAGGTATGACAGCCAGGCCGTATCATTTGACAGATATATTTATGGACGAGTTAAACGAATTCATAAAATATTCGGACGCTGGATTTCTGGCGTTCGACCTTTCATCAAAACCTCCCGCGACAATAGAATGGGAATGATCAAGAGAAACATATGTTATTGAGATCCGGAACGCCTGCCGGTTTTCGGATCTGAGGGGGACGAATGAACAGAAAACTGACCGCAGTATTTTTGATTGTTTTAACTTTAATATTCGTCGCGAATCCCGTTTTATTAGCCAGAGCCGGAGGCGGTGAATCATACGGCGGCGGGGGAGGTGGCGGAGGATCTTTTGGAGGGGGTGGAGGAGACGGTGGAGGTGGCGGGGGAGAACTGATACTGTGCCTGATATGGCTTATAATAAAATATCCCTGCATAGGTATTCCTCTGACTTTGTTTATAATCGCCGCAGCCATATTTTCTAAAATAAAGGGCACCGGAGCCGTCACAGACAGGAATCTCAAAAGAGCCCAGAGGGCAGTCAGAAGCAGTTCGATAGATCAGAATCTCAAGCGTCTTGTATCAAAGGATCCGAATTTCTCTCTCGAAGCGCTGAAAACGAGAGTCGCGACCGCTTTTGCCGCTGTACAGAAAGCATGGAGCATACAGGATTTGACTAAAATTACACCTTTTGTCTCAGACGGCATAAACGAGAGGTTCAGCCTTCAGATAGATATGCAGAAAGCTGAAGGATGGAGAAACGTAATGGAAAACGTGTCCGTACAGAAAGTCGAACTCGTCTCCGTTTTGTCGGACCAAAATTACGACACTCTGCATTTTGCTGTGACCGCCAAAGCAAAAGACTACAAAGTAAATCTGAAGACCGGGAAAACATTGCAGGGGTCAATGATAAACGACAAATTTACGGAAGTCTGGACTTTCTTGAGAAAAGCCGACGTCAAAACACTCAACAGGAAAGGCGCTTTCGAGGGTAATTGCCCTAACTGCGCCGCTCCTCTCGCTATTACCGACGAGGGGAACTGTAAAGCCTGTAAAGCTTTCATCCGAAGCCCCAATTACGACTGGATACTCTCAGAGATAACTCAGGTTGAAGAATGGGAGCCGCGCTCCGCTGAAGCGGCAGTTCCGGCAAACAATATAATTTCAGAAAAAGACCCCAATTTTTCAACACAATATATAGAGGATAGGACGTCGGTGGTGTTCTACCGTTACCAGGCGGCACTGTTTACGGGCGACGCTCTCCATCTGATGAAAGTCGCT
Protein-coding sequences here:
- the pdxS gene encoding pyridoxal 5'-phosphate synthase lyase subunit PdxS, which codes for MADIKIKIGLADMLKGGVIMDVTDAKQASIAQEAGAVAVMALERVPADIRASGGVARMASLKKIKEIMQTVDIPVMAKCRIGHFAEAQILQAVGVDFIDESEVLTPADDRFHVNKHAFEVPFVCGCRNLGEALRRIGEGAALIRTKGEAGTGDIIHAVRHMRTVQHDIKVLTALRDDELMAQSKELGAPYSLVKNVAETAKLPVPNFAAGGIATPADASLMMQLGAESIFVGSGIFKSSDPEKRARAIVLAVTHYKDAKAVAEISEELGEGMRGIDSSKLSPEEELQSRGW
- the pdxT gene encoding pyridoxal 5'-phosphate synthase glutaminase subunit PdxT, whose amino-acid sequence is MVTKIAVVALQGDYDSHSRKVLEYFRDSKVFFIRKPGDFPETVDLIIIPGGESSTISILSDLSRLGERIISETEKGVALFGTCAGSIMLSKNILNPGRAKPWSLIDIETERNAYGRQVDSSVKEIRFTSSGRKFTGTDSMNGIFIRAPRITRTGNGVQVLAESEGSPVLVIQNRIIACTFHPELSDGFDVYRIIESIIVS
- a CDS encoding SHOCT domain-containing protein, whose product is MEMNENVRKIVESYKSKIKDDKIFFHPDIPFKKLHNVQNSYARGVPTKTILLLIDNTTFGSAKDGALFTENAIYSHNIMQKPQNYMYDEIESVVFLPGMTSNLIINGNKFLETNFPSQVSMVSVKDMLLEIINSLNAKPSGETLPVEGLKKLKELYEQGLINEEEYNQKRKKYIDLI
- the guaA gene encoding glutamine-hydrolyzing GMP synthase — translated: MPDKIAVIDLGGQYAHLIATKVRETGVFSEILNPDADMSVLSEFKGVILSGSPALSSQNELAIGGEILGKDIPVLGFCFGHQEIAKFHGGKIENKGQEYGKSVLRITKKSEIFEGLSLEETVWMSHGDAVVSPGQMEETGVSVSPEGRIQRYSALQHLPSKHFGFQFHPEVDDTPNGIKMIENFVFKICGCIKSWDQKTMLEKIKNNVIKEAFGKKTVMLVSGGVDSTVAAVVLGKYLPRESLSFIHVDTGLMRENESREVMDLFEKQGLLGRMKFIDASKNFIGKLEGISDPEKKRKIIGESFIQTVEPLLSETSGEGNLLGQGTIYPDRIETGETKHANKIKTHHNRIPVIEEMVRAGKVIEPLKDLYKMEVRELAKHLGIPSEFVDRHPFPGPGLGVRCVCSDGNVDKDEFAKVRKDLLNLPSVTFEKDLLPVKSVGVKGDLRSFEYSAVLCSEKTDFDEAESYANVIFRSVKGINRTLLIYGIKSLPEFRAREAYLTPKRLEILRKADRKANDLLIKFGLYGDVWQMPVILLPVTANGQEKEIIVVRPVVSLRGMTARPYHLTDIFMDELNEFIKYSDAGFLAFDLSSKPPATIEWE
- a CDS encoding ATP-binding cassette domain-containing protein — its product is MKLVSENITFSWNKGKLLSDVSLEIEDGSVATLSGDVASGKSTLLFALSGLLVPDSGKVYCSGNGVSTSSSSSFTGLIRQEIFNQIAFTTSEKELRFSASLAKGNSSHGLISASEIAKEWTINSKKTFDMDYYELLKLFTAGFCMTGKKFILFDEVFINLTENERKEMTEKLLNHGIGCLYVTQFPSFFKNITKKHYFLEKGGLTEDPELSLKDVTIERVQNIFTKPNYFKLDSNNSLIKELKSRLKKKGKISFLPQCSERLFFYRDIGRELAWRRIDRDLFLKMAQGAGFPDDIIGADPFTLSSGQRRAIAICLALSRNPEIIFIENPLLHLDAKRIKWFMEELETYTRSGGSVFYTSPKGLITTDLPESA
- a CDS encoding TIM44-like domain-containing protein, with protein sequence MNRKLTAVFLIVLTLIFVANPVLLARAGGGESYGGGGGGGGSFGGGGGDGGGGGGELILCLIWLIIKYPCIGIPLTLFIIAAAIFSKIKGTGAVTDRNLKRAQRAVRSSSIDQNLKRLVSKDPNFSLEALKTRVATAFAAVQKAWSIQDLTKITPFVSDGINERFSLQIDMQKAEGWRNVMENVSVQKVELVSVLSDQNYDTLHFAVTAKAKDYKVNLKTGKTLQGSMINDKFTEVWTFLRKADVKTLNRKGAFEGNCPNCAAPLAITDEGNCKACKAFIRSPNYDWILSEITQVEEWEPRSAEAAVPANNIISEKDPNFSTQYIEDRTSVVFYRYQAALFTGDALHLMKVASATAYKDLATRISGNKKGDTVLYYRFPAVGKVETLWVQSEGDIDKVHVLVKWSGSGAERNLATGTIRVTGARTIRTTVFTLFRKGDALSPSESFASAHCPNCGAPEIRDSKEVCPYCGTVLNDGSRTWILREMQDYQAWMQVNRERWNADRKKTVFSQNPSAVIEALAAMMFADGIADEQEKKKLTEFASKYGMTKSAVDELTDRAVSGNLVWQIPSDKAKAQGFLMALTDMSLSDGRVSREEWKILKDVAYKIGIDEPKLKNLVRERQKALINFGKKYFKKPGENIQPPPPPDIPN